The Calliphora vicina chromosome 3, idCalVici1.1, whole genome shotgun sequence genome contains a region encoding:
- the LOC135955856 gene encoding osteopetrosis-associated transmembrane protein 1: MIPKIILMCSIIFLANATEEKSCDKLLKELANEQTLLLYCITTHSVPVTMCLNCVDYHNEVLKAYDLLAANCTSMYFDKDRINLVASTESVLTGLWTKAYCDDCFNNNNSFAFYEKNQIFENCFHNNKKDPCEKCKTQYMDLNTFYIKLDQHNNGEVCYDLQDSMNRTRNMWSKELDCCHRNYNITLFTIALCITSCLPLLFYATTYFITKRQERNHDVLNDDDPIYNSPTTSTSAPANINNLNNPTESVINNRSASSVNAANKTFSSTSKPFNKKSFNILNNLDSSDDEIQVNAAN; encoded by the exons atgatACCAAAAATAATACTAATGTGTTCAATAATATTTCTTGCAAATGCTACCGAGGAGAAGTCATGTGATAAACTTTTAAAGGAATTAGCCAACGAACAAACGCTTTTATTATATTGCATTACAACCCATTCAGTTCCGGTGACAATGTGCCTCAACTGCGTCGATTATCACAATGAAGTATTAAAGGCATATGATTTACTGGCAGCAAATTGTACAAGTATGTATTTCGATAAGGATCGTATCAATTTAGTGGCATCTACGGAATCCGTGCTTACAGGACTGTGGACAAAGGCGTATTGtgatg ATTGCTTCAACAATAACAATAGTTTtgcattttatgaaaaaaatcaaatctttGAGAATTGTTTTCATAATAACAAAAAAGATCCTTGCGAGAAGTGTAAAACACAATATATGGATTTGAATACTTTCTATATCAAATTAGATCAACATAATAATGGAGAAGTATGCTATGATTTGCAAGATTct atgAATCGGACACGTAATATGTGGTCAAAAGAATTAGATTGTTGCCATCGTAATTATAATATAACGTTATTTACGATTGCTTTGTGTATAACATCTTGCCTACCGCTGTTGTTTTATGCTACCACTTATTTCATAACCAAACGCCAGGAACGCAATCATGATGTATTAAATGATGACG atCCAATATACAATTCACCAACGACATCCACATCTGCCCCAGCTAACATAAACAATCTCAACAATCCAACTGAATCAGTGATCAATAATCGTTCTGCTTCATCAGTCAACGCAGCCAATAAAACCTTTTCATCTACTTCTAAACCCTTCAATAAAaagagttttaatattttgaataatttagaCAGTTCCGATGATGAAATACAAGTTAATGCAGCAAATTAA